Proteins from a single region of Catenulispora acidiphila DSM 44928:
- a CDS encoding lipid-transfer protein, whose translation MNKVYVVGVGMTKFEKPETRQWRYFDMAREAGGAALADAGVGYEQIEQVAAGYVFGPSTCGQRAAYELGLTGVPVYNVNNNCATGSTALMMAAQWIRGGLNECVLALGFEQMKKGSLGGGMNNDDFAASPLARQYTLMAELHPFEASPPTAQIFGNAAREHMERYGTTAEQLAMVAAKNHRHSVHNPNAQFQDEYTVQDVLEAREIHRPLTKLQCSPTSDGAGAAVVASERFVDEHNLADQAVEIIAQAMTTDTAEAFDTRSCIDLVGRPMSRDAARKVYDASGLGPDDLDVIELHDCFSINELITYEALGLCGEGEGGKLVAAGATTYGGRWVVNPSGGLISKGHPLGATGLAQCAEISWHLRGKAGMRQVGGARVGLAHNIGLGGAAVVTLFRRV comes from the coding sequence GTGAACAAGGTCTACGTCGTCGGCGTCGGCATGACGAAGTTCGAGAAGCCCGAGACCAGGCAGTGGCGTTACTTCGACATGGCGCGCGAAGCCGGCGGCGCGGCGCTGGCCGATGCCGGCGTCGGCTACGAGCAGATCGAGCAGGTGGCGGCGGGCTACGTCTTCGGTCCCTCGACGTGCGGCCAGCGCGCCGCGTACGAGCTGGGCCTGACCGGCGTGCCGGTCTACAACGTCAACAACAACTGCGCGACCGGCTCCACGGCCCTGATGATGGCCGCGCAATGGATCCGCGGCGGCCTCAACGAATGCGTGCTGGCGCTCGGCTTCGAGCAGATGAAGAAGGGCTCGCTCGGCGGCGGCATGAACAATGACGACTTCGCCGCCTCGCCCCTGGCCCGCCAGTACACCCTGATGGCCGAACTGCACCCCTTCGAAGCCTCGCCGCCCACCGCGCAGATCTTCGGCAACGCCGCCCGCGAGCACATGGAGCGCTACGGCACCACCGCCGAGCAGTTGGCGATGGTCGCCGCCAAGAACCACCGCCACTCGGTCCACAACCCCAACGCCCAATTCCAGGACGAGTACACGGTCCAGGACGTGCTGGAGGCGCGCGAAATCCACCGCCCCCTGACCAAGCTCCAGTGCTCACCGACCTCCGACGGCGCCGGCGCGGCAGTCGTCGCCAGCGAACGCTTCGTCGACGAACACAACCTCGCGGACCAGGCCGTCGAGATCATCGCCCAAGCCATGACCACCGACACCGCCGAGGCCTTCGACACCCGCAGCTGCATCGACCTCGTCGGCCGCCCCATGAGCCGCGACGCCGCCCGCAAGGTGTACGACGCATCAGGACTGGGACCCGACGACCTCGACGTGATCGAACTCCACGACTGCTTCTCCATCAACGAACTGATCACCTACGAAGCCCTCGGCCTGTGCGGCGAAGGCGAAGGCGGCAAACTCGTCGCGGCCGGAGCCACCACCTACGGCGGCCGCTGGGTCGTGAACCCCTCCGGCGGCCTGATCTCCAAAGGCCACCCCCTCGGCGCGACAGGACTGGCGCAGTGTGCTGAGATCTCCTGGCACCTGCGCGGCAAAGCCGGGATGCGGCAGGTCGGCGGCGCCCGCGTCGGTCTGGCGCACAACATCGGGCTCGGCGGCGCGGCGGTGGTGACGCTGTTCCGGAGGGTGTGA